Proteins found in one Cinclus cinclus chromosome 8, bCinCin1.1, whole genome shotgun sequence genomic segment:
- the B3GALT2 gene encoding beta-1,3-galactosyltransferase 2: MLQWRRRHCCLAKMTWNTKRSLFRTHLIGLVSLVFLFAMFLFFNHHDWLPGKAGFRENPMSYTIRGFRSTKSETNHSSLRSMWRDAVPQTLRPQTVTNPNNTELSPQGVTGLENTLSANGSIYNEKGTGHPTSYHFKYIINEPDKCQEKTPFLILLIAAEPGQVEARQAIRQTWGNESLTPGIQIVRIFLLGLSTKVNAYLQRTILEESRQYHDIIQQEYLDTYYNLTIKTLMGMNWVATYCTHVPYVMKTDSDMFVNTEYLIHKLLRPELPPRHKYFTGYLMRGYAPNRNKDSKWYMPPDLYPSERYPVFCSGTGYVFSGDLAEKIFKVSLSIRRLHLEDVYVGICLAKLRIDPMPPPNEFVFNHWRVSYSSCKYSHLITSHQFQPSELIKYWNHLQQNKHNACANAAKDKAGRYRHRRLH; this comes from the coding sequence ATGCTTCAGTGGAGAAGACGACACTGCTGCTTGGCAAAGATGACCTGGAATACCAAAAGGTCTCTGTTTCGCACCCATCTCATTGGCCTAGTCTCTCTGGTGTTTCTTTTTGCCATGTTTCTGTTCTTTAACCATCACGACTGGCTGCCAGGCAAGGCTGGATTCAGAGAAAACCCCATGTCTTACACCATACGAGGATTTAGATCTACAAAAAGTGAGACCAACCACAGCTCTCTAAGAAGCATGTGGAGAGATGCGGTGCCTCAGACACTCAGGCCTCAGACAGTCACCAACCCTAacaacacagagctgtccccacaGGGAGTAACTGGTTTGGAAAACACCCTCAGTGCCAATGGAAGTATTTACAATGAGAAAGGCACTGGGCATCCAACTTCCTATCATTTCAAATACATCATCAACGAGCCTGACAAGTGCCAGGAAAAGACCCCTTTTCTAATACTGCTCATAGCTGCAGAGCCAGGCCAGGTGGAGGCCAGACAAGCAATTCGACAGACCTGGGGCAACGAGAGCCTGACACCTGGTATCCAAATTGTGCGGATTTTTTTGTTGGGCTTAAGCACCAAGGTAAACGCATACCTCCAGCGAACCATCCTTGAGGAAAGCAGACAGTACCATGACATCATTCAACAAGAATACTTAGACACCTACTATAATTTAACTATAAAAACGCTGATGGGAATGAACTGGGTTGCAACCTACTGTACACATGTTCCATATGTTATGAAAACTGATAGTGATATGTTTGTCAATACTGAATATTTAATACACAAGCTTCTGAGACCAGAACTTCCTCCGAGGCACAAGTATTTTACAGGTTATTTAATGAGAGGTTATGCACCTAATAGGAACAAGGATAGCAAGTGGTATATGCCACCTGATTTGTATCCAAGTGAACGTTATCCTGTATTCTGCTCTGGAACTGGTTATGTTTTTTCTGGAGACTTAGCAGAAAAAATCTTTAAGGTCTCCTTAAGCATCAGACGTTTACATTTAGAGGATGTGTACGTGGGGATCTGTCTCGCCAAGCTGCGGATTGACCCCATGCCCCCACCCAACGAGTTTGTCTTCAATCACTGGCGAGTTTCTTACTCCAGCTGTAAATACAGCCACCTAATTACCTCCCATCAGTTCCAACCTAGCGAGCTGATCAAATACTGGAACCACTTACAGCAGAACAAGCACAACGCCTGCGCCAACGCGGCCAAAGACAAGGCCGGCAGGTACCGCCACCGCAGACTGCACTGA